In the genome of Variovorax sp. PAMC26660, the window CCGTTTCTACGTCGACGTGATGGGCATGACGCTGGAAAGCTTCGGCGCCGGGCGCAAGGCTTTCCGCTTTGGCCAGCAGAAGATCAACCTGCATGTGAAGGGCCACGAGTTCGAGCCCAAGGCGCAACTGCCGACACCGGGCTCGCTGGACTTGTGCTTCATTGCCAGCATGCCGCTCGATGAAGTCGTCTCGCGCCTTGAAGGTTTTGGCGTGCCGATCATCGAGGGCCCGGTGATGCGAACCGGTGCCACCTCACGCATCCGCTCGGTCTATGTGCGGGACCCCGACCTGAATCTCATCGAGATATCGGAACTCGCGCCCTGACGGGGCCGGGTTTCGACGACAGCCAAGAAAAACCACCGGAGACAAACCATGAAACCCATCCATCGCCTTCTGGCGATCGGCCTCGCGCTGGCCGCCACGGCATCGAGCGCTGACACCTGGCCCTCGAAGCCGATCACCTTCATCGTGCCGACCGCGCCTGCGGGCTCCACCGACATCATGGCGCGGCTGGTCAGCGAGCCATTGCAGCGCGCGTTGGGTCAGCCCATCGTGATCGACAACAAGCCCGGCGCCAGCGGCAACATCGGCACCGAGTTCGTGGCACGTGCCGCGCCCGATGGCTACACGCTGCTGATGCAGTACTCGGGCTACCACGTGGGCAACCCGGCGCTCTTTCCGCAGATCAAGTGGAGCCCCACCAAGGACTTCGTGCCGGTCGCGATGGTGATGCGCGCGCCGCACGTCGTGGCTGTCAGCGGCAAGCTGCCCGTGACTTCGATGAAGGAGCTGATCGAGTACGGCAAGAAGAAGGAGGGCGGTCTCTTCTTTGCGTCGTCGGGCAACGGATCGATCCAGCACATCGCCGGCGAGCTGCTGTCGCGCCAGACGAAGCAGCCGATGACGCACGTGCCCTACAAGGGCTCGGGCCCGGCGATCAACGACTTGATCTCGGGCAACGTCGACATGTTCATCACCACACCGCCCTCGGTCATCGGGCACTTCGCGGGCGGGCGCATCAAGGCGCTGGCTTACACGGGCAGCAAGCGCCATCCGTCGATGCCGAACGTGCCCACTTCGGCCGAGGCGGGGCTGTCGGGCTATGAGGTGGAGTCGTGGTTCGCGGTGTTCGCACCGGCGAAGACGCCGCCGGAGATCGTCAACAAGCTGAGTGCCGAGATCAAGAAGATCGTCGAGAGCGAGTCGTTCCGCAAGAAGGTGGACGAGCAGGGCGCCTTCGCCACTTACATGGACCCGGCAACTCTGGGCAAGTTTGTCGACCAGGAGCTGGCGACTTGGGCCCGTGTCATCAAGACGGCCGACATCAAGCCCGATTGACGCCGGCGATCCTGCTGCGCGCTACACGGCGCGAACGGGCGTCTTCGGCGCCAGCGGCGAACCCAGGTCCAGACAGCGGTAGACGGCCTCCAGGACGCGTTGCCTGTGCGTGGGGTGCCCGGCCTTCCAGCGCCAGCGAAGGACATACAGCGGAACCACGAAGAGCAGCCACGCACCGACGAACAGGCCGTCCAGAAAGAGCGAGAACGCACGGTCCGTTCCCGTCGCTGCGCCAATGCAGGCGCTCATCGCGAGGATGGCGAGCAGCGCCGCGGTGAGCGCCAGGACGTAGCGGTGTTCGCTTCCGGGCGGGATGCGTGTCGCGGCGTAGGGGGCCGAATTGCCTTGCCAGGTGAAGTGCGCGACATAGACGCAGCCGTCTTCCAGGTTGCGCAGGGCGTACACCCGGCGTTCGCCGGTGGGCGTGAGCGGCGCATCCAGCACGGCCAGCTCGACGCGGTCTCCTTCGGCCAGGAAGGGCGCGCCCGGTTGCCACGAGCGCTCGCTGGTGCAGAACCACATCGATTGGCCATCGACATCGAAGCTGTAGGCGTTGCCCCGCCTGTAGAGCGACTTCGCTGTCAGCTTCTTCAGTCGTCCCTCGACGCGCTGGATGTCGGGCAGTTCAGCGGTCATGAGCTTGCGCACCGCAGTACTTCGCCATCACCGAGGCCATCAATTGCAAGGCGCGCCTGCGACGAA includes:
- a CDS encoding VOC family protein, whose protein sequence is MIDHLDHLVLTTAYEDACIRFYVDVMGMTLESFGAGRKAFRFGQQKINLHVKGHEFEPKAQLPTPGSLDLCFIASMPLDEVVSRLEGFGVPIIEGPVMRTGATSRIRSVYVRDPDLNLIEISELAP
- a CDS encoding Bug family tripartite tricarboxylate transporter substrate binding protein encodes the protein MKPIHRLLAIGLALAATASSADTWPSKPITFIVPTAPAGSTDIMARLVSEPLQRALGQPIVIDNKPGASGNIGTEFVARAAPDGYTLLMQYSGYHVGNPALFPQIKWSPTKDFVPVAMVMRAPHVVAVSGKLPVTSMKELIEYGKKKEGGLFFASSGNGSIQHIAGELLSRQTKQPMTHVPYKGSGPAINDLISGNVDMFITTPPSVIGHFAGGRIKALAYTGSKRHPSMPNVPTSAEAGLSGYEVESWFAVFAPAKTPPEIVNKLSAEIKKIVESESFRKKVDEQGAFATYMDPATLGKFVDQELATWARVIKTADIKPD